Proteins encoded by one window of Triplophysa rosa linkage group LG19, Trosa_1v2, whole genome shotgun sequence:
- the rimbp2a gene encoding RIMS-binding protein 2 isoform X8, with protein MREAADRRQQLEAEHEKALAFLNSRQQEINLLQKVQVEAEKERDEVVHLLEVKVHDLEQKCRTQSEQCNILSKELEKYQLGSDREEKLNTDSQEQNVSGVYESLQRQADKSDERSDGSPLVSELPVVQQNNRDNPEKLSVTPTKFMSHRVHTQNCASSPMQAPSSEMDSEVRPARKAKSKSRYTGQVRLCTARYSYNPYDGPNEHPEAELPLVAGKYLYVYGVMDDDGFYEGELLDGQRGLVPSNFVEFVQDKEKLAIEGGEEQGRLEQSCLSLTTIDGGALDRLGSDLLGHCSNGTGALDGEELADDIVPYPRKINLIKQLARSVIVAWEAPMVPLGWGNINGYNIVVDGEVRSTVPFGGRTKLLLEKLDLVACTYRVSVQSVTDRGLSDELRCTLLVGRNVVVAPTGLRMDEIMQDSAELAWLPSNSNYAHVVYLDGVEHAVVKPCSYKLRFVNLKAATVYKVKVLAKPHQVPWHMPLEQREKREAGVEFCTQAAVISSLPGPPMPPQEVQVHCGHAPGIVQVHWKPPSLTSLGTSNGANVIGYAVCTKGQRIAEVLYPLADYVSVELNRLQCLEAREVVVKTLSAQGESHDSQVAVIPNHLLVPLAKTLPLPHHIQTAVPPQHSRTLPPHPTHLSRIQPFPLPPGAQPLIHLQPLPVHPNQPPSQLHPHRMPYPTQPSPPHLQSLPPHSMPQLALPMPQQQPALPMPQQQSALPMPQPQPSLPMPQPQPSLPMPQPQPALPMLQPQPTIPMPQPHIPQLPLPQSQRPLSARELETKEPRPGMLHYGAGPPQPWEPGCSPSGMPPGLPHGHTLNAPLCPNRRSPSPQRILPQPRGTLIPDTVAKAIAREAAQRVAAESGRMERRSQGFYSQNSDEEEDEESYQAHRRGASMDDFLRGSELGRQSHYSHSEEYQTESSRGSDLSDIMEEDEEELYSEMHDEGRRRNSHNVLKTRGSNPSNSQPDRESNRKAAHRGPQPQRRPLTVPSIEITTENNSEGNFSPVKEDVYYGNVARHKTWSSRRNGGRRPPYDGYRDRSRRSPPYYDESEQEDSFRIFVALFDYDPLSMSPNPDAADEELPFKEGQIIKIYGDKDNDGFYRGEIRGRSGLIPCNMVSEIRAEDDETLDQLMKQGFLPLNTPVDRIEHSRKGRYPVATRRMVALYDYDPRESSPNVDVEAELTFCAGDIIAVFGDIDEDGFYYGELNGHRGLVPSNFLEEVPDDVEVYLTDTTSHHGQDEPNPAKAPRPEAKRVPVESTVPAPAPGRPASPTVRPFLPVGPVRPLSPARGPRDLASKKKKGLLSKGKKLLKKFSK; from the exons GTCAAGGTTCATGACTTAGAACAGAAATGTCGGACACAGAGTGAACAGTGTAATATTTTGTCAAAAGAGCTGGAGAAATATCAACTGGGCTCAGACAGGGAGGAGAAACTCAACACTGACTCACAAGAGCAAAACGTCAGCGGCGTTTATGAAAGCCTGCAGCGACAGGCAGATAAAA GTGATGAGAGATCCGACGGATCCCCACTGGTGTCAGAACTGCCCGTAGTACAGCAAAACAACAGAGACAACCCAGAGAAGCTGTCCGTCACACCCACCAAGTTTATGAGTCACAGAGTCCACACCCAGAATTGCGCCAGCAGCCCCATGCAAGCCCCCTCCTCAGAG ATGGATAGTGAAGTGAGGCCAGCTCGCAAGGCCAAGTCCAAGTCAAGATACACAGGACAGGTCCGTCTCTGCACTGCTCGTTACAG TTATAATCCCTATGATGGACCTAATGAGCATCCAGAAGCAGAGCTCCCCCTTGTGGCAGGGAAGTATTTGTACGTCTATGGGGTCATGGACGATGATGGTTTTTATGAAG GTGAGCTGTTGGATGGCCAGCGTGGCCTGGTTCCCTCTAATTTTGTGGAGTTTGTTCAGGACAAGGAAAAGCTAGCCATAGAAGGAGGAGAGGAACAGGGTCGGCTGGAGCAGAGCTGTTTGAGTCTAACTACCATCGATGGAGGAGCCTTAGACAGACTTGGCAGTGACCTGCTTGGCCACTGCAGTAATGGGACAGGCGCTTTGGACGGTGAGGAGTTGGCAGACGACATTGTGCCTTACCCCAGGAAAATCAACCTGATCAAACAGCTGGCAAGAAGTGTGATAGTGGCCTGGGAAGCGCCAATGGTACCCCTCGGCTGGGGGAATATCAACGGATACAATATCGTAGTGGATGGGGAAGTTCGTTCCACCGTGCCCTTCGGGGGAAGGACCAAACTGCTTCTGGAGAAGCTAGACCTGGTGGCCTGCACCTATCGCGTGTCGGTGCAGAGCGTGACGGACAGAGGGCTTTCCGATGAGTTGCGCTGCACTCTGCTGGTGGGTCGCAATGTGGTGGTGGCCCCCACCGGCTTGAGAATGGACGAGATCATGCAGGACTCTGCTGAACTCGCATGGCTGCCCAGTAACAGTAATTATGCCCATGTTGTGTACTTAGATGGTGTGGAGCATGCTGTGGTAAAGCCTTGCTCTTACAAACTGCGTTTCGTGAACCTGAAGGCCGCCACAGTATACAAAGTAAAGGTCTTAGCCAAACCCCACCAGGTACCCTGGCACATGCCACTGGAGCAAAGAGAGAAACGAGAGGCCGGGGTGGAGTTTTGTACACAGGCTGCAG TCATCTCCTCCCTCCCAGGGCCCCCTATGCCTCCTCAGGAAGTGCAAGTCCATTGTGGTCACGCCCCGGGAATCGTCCAGGTCCACTGGAAACCCCCTTCTCTGACGTCTCTGGGAACCTCCAATGGTGCAAACGTCATCGGCTACGCAGTTTGCACCAAGGGTCAGAGG ATTGCTGAGGTGTTGTATCCGCTGGCAGACTATGTGTCAGTCGAGCTGAATCGGCTCCAGTGTTTGGAGGCCCGCGAGGTTGTCGTGAAGACTTTATCAGCACAAGGAGAATCTCACGATTCCCAAGTCGCCGTCATTCCAAACCACCTGCTGGTGCCTCTTGCTAAAACTCTCCCTCTTCCTCACCACATCCAGACCGCTGTCCCACCCCAGCACTCCCGAACCTTGCCTCCTCATCCCACACACCTATCCCGAATCCAGCCCTTTCCCCTTCCCCCTGGAGCCCAACCGCTCATTCATCTCCAGCCACTTCCTGTTCATCCAAACCAGCCCCCATCTCAGCTGCATCCCCACAGGATGCCTTATCCTACACAGCCCTCTCCACCACACCTCCAATCTTTACCACCACACTCCATGCCTCAACTCGCCTTACCGATGCCCCAGCAACAACCAGCCCTTCCGATGCCCCAACAGCAATCCGCCCTCCCCATGCCCCAGCCCCAACCTTCCCTCCCTATGCCCCAGCCCCAGCCTTCTCTCCCCATGCCCCAGCCTCAACCGGCCCTCCCAATGCTCCAACCCCAGCCAACCATCCCCATGCCACAACCTCACATTCCACAGCTCCCCCTTCCCCAATCCCAAAGACCGCTAAGTGCCAGAGAGCTGGAAACCAAAGAGCCAAGGCCAGGAATGCTTCATTATGGAGCGGGACCACCTCAGCCATGGGAGCCCGGCTGCTCCCCATCAGGCATGCCCCCGGGCCTGCCACATGGACACACCCTGAATGCCCCGCTCTGCCCGAACCGGCGGTCTCCATCACCTCAAAGGATCTTACCGCAGCCCAGGGGTACGCTCATTCCTGATACCGTGGCCAAGGCTATTGCCAGAGAGGCAGCCCAGAGAGTGGCTGCAGAGAGTGGACGG ATGGAGAGGAGAAGCCAGGGATTTTACTCTCAAAATTCAGATGAGGAAGAGGATGAGGAAAGCTATCAGGCCCACAGAAGAGGAGCATCTATGGATGACTTCCTCAGGGGCTCAGAGCTGGGCAGGCAG TCTCATTACAGTCACAGTGAAGAGTACCAGACCGAGAGCAGTCGGGGCTCGGATCTTTCGGACATCATGGAGGAAGACGAGGAGGAGTTGTATTCGGAGATGCATGATGAAGGAAGGCGAAGAAACTCCCACAATGTACTTAAG ACCAGAGGAAGCAATCCATCTAACAGTCAGCCGGATCGGGAATCAAATCGGAAAGCGGCTCACAGAGGCCCTCAACCTCAGCGTCGACCCCTCACCGTCCCATCCATTG AAATAACCACTGAGAATAACAGTGAGGGGAACTTCTCTCCAGTCAAGGAGGATGTTTACTATGGCAATGTAGCGCGTCACAAGACATGGTCCTCTCGGAGGAACGGGGGACGCAGGCCTCCTTATG ATGGTTATAGGGACCGAAGCCGGCGCTCTCCTCCGTACTACGATGAGTCTGAGCAGGAGGATTCCTTTCGAATCTTTGTAGCGCTTTTTGACTATGACCCTCTGTCCATGTCCCCTAACCCTGATGCGGCGGATGAGGAACTGCCTTTTAAAGAGGGACAGATCATCAAG atATATGGGGATAAGGATAATGATGGCTTTTATCGTGGGGAGATCCGGGGCAGGTCTGGACTCATTCCCTGTAACATGGTGTCAGAGATCCGTGCTGAGGATGATGAGACCTTGGATCAGCTCATGAAACAAGGATTTCTCCCTCTTAACACACCCGTGGACAGAATAG AACATAGCAGGAAAGGTCGCTACCCGGTGGCCACGAGAAGAATGGTAGCCCTCTATGACTATGACCCCAGAGAGAGCTCCCCGAATGTGGACGTTGAG GCCGAATTGACCTTCTGTGCTGGCGACATCATTGCTGTTTTTGGAGATATAGATGAAGACGGCTTCTATTAC GGTGAGCTCAACGGACATCGAGGCCTGGTTCCATCCAATTTTCTAGAAGAAGTGCCTGATGATGTGGAGGTCTATCTGACAGACACTACATCCCACCACGGTCAGGACGAGCCAAATCCGGCCAAGGCGCCGCGGCCAGAGGCCAAACGG GTGCCTGTGGAGAGTACAGTCCCAGCTCCGGCTCCTGGAAGACCAGCCTCTCCCACTGTGCGTCCTTTTCTTCCTGTTGGTCCAGTCAGACCGCTGAGCCCTGCTAGGGGTCCCCGAGACCTGGcatctaaaaagaaaaaaggactGCTTTCTAAAGGGAAGAAACTGCTCAAAAAGTTCTCAAAGTAA
- the rimbp2a gene encoding RIMS-binding protein 2 isoform X7 translates to MQDKMQVKVHDLEQKCRTQSEQCNILSKELEKYQLGSDREEKLNTDSQEQNVSGVYESLQRQADKSDERSDGSPLVSELPVVQQNNRDNPEKLSVTPTKFMSHRVHTQNCASSPMQAPSSEMDSEVRPARKAKSKSRYTGQVRLCTARYSYNPYDGPNEHPEAELPLVAGKYLYVYGVMDDDGFYEGELLDGQRGLVPSNFVEFVQDKEKLAIEGGEEQGRLEQSCLSLTTIDGGALDRLGSDLLGHCSNGTGALDGEELADDIVPYPRKINLIKQLARSVIVAWEAPMVPLGWGNINGYNIVVDGEVRSTVPFGGRTKLLLEKLDLVACTYRVSVQSVTDRGLSDELRCTLLVGRNVVVAPTGLRMDEIMQDSAELAWLPSNSNYAHVVYLDGVEHAVVKPCSYKLRFVNLKAATVYKVKVLAKPHQVPWHMPLEQREKREAGVEFCTQAAVISSLPGPPMPPQEVQVHCGHAPGIVQVHWKPPSLTSLGTSNGANVIGYAVCTKGQRIAEVLYPLADYVSVELNRLQCLEAREVVVKTLSAQGESHDSQVAVIPNHLLVPLAKTLPLPHHIQTAVPPQHSRTLPPHPTHLSRIQPFPLPPGAQPLIHLQPLPVHPNQPPSQLHPHRMPYPTQPSPPHLQSLPPHSMPQLALPMPQQQPALPMPQQQSALPMPQPQPSLPMPQPQPSLPMPQPQPALPMLQPQPTIPMPQPHIPQLPLPQSQRPLSARELETKEPRPGMLHYGAGPPQPWEPGCSPSGMPPGLPHGHTLNAPLCPNRRSPSPQRILPQPRGTLIPDTVAKAIAREAAQRVAAESGRMERRSQGFYSQNSDEEEDEESYQAHRRGASMDDFLRGSELGRQSHYSHSEEYQTESSRGSDLSDIMEEDEEELYSEMHDEGRRRNSHNVLKTRGSNPSNSQPDRESNRKAAHRGPQPQRRPLTVPSIEITTENNSEGNFSPVKEDVYYGNVARHKTWSSRRNGGRRPPYDGYRDRSRRSPPYYDESEQEDSFRIFVALFDYDPLSMSPNPDAADEELPFKEGQIIKIYGDKDNDGFYRGEIRGRSGLIPCNMVSEIRAEDDETLDQLMKQGFLPLNTPVDRIEHSRKGRYPVATRRMVALYDYDPRESSPNVDVEAELTFCAGDIIAVFGDIDEDGFYYGELNGHRGLVPSNFLEEVPDDVEVYLTDTTSHHGQDEPNPAKAPRPEAKRVPVESTVPAPAPGRPASPTVRPFLPVGPVRPLSPARGPRDLASKKKKGLLSKGKKLLKKFSK, encoded by the exons ATGCAGGACAAAATGCAG GTCAAGGTTCATGACTTAGAACAGAAATGTCGGACACAGAGTGAACAGTGTAATATTTTGTCAAAAGAGCTGGAGAAATATCAACTGGGCTCAGACAGGGAGGAGAAACTCAACACTGACTCACAAGAGCAAAACGTCAGCGGCGTTTATGAAAGCCTGCAGCGACAGGCAGATAAAA GTGATGAGAGATCCGACGGATCCCCACTGGTGTCAGAACTGCCCGTAGTACAGCAAAACAACAGAGACAACCCAGAGAAGCTGTCCGTCACACCCACCAAGTTTATGAGTCACAGAGTCCACACCCAGAATTGCGCCAGCAGCCCCATGCAAGCCCCCTCCTCAGAG ATGGATAGTGAAGTGAGGCCAGCTCGCAAGGCCAAGTCCAAGTCAAGATACACAGGACAGGTCCGTCTCTGCACTGCTCGTTACAG TTATAATCCCTATGATGGACCTAATGAGCATCCAGAAGCAGAGCTCCCCCTTGTGGCAGGGAAGTATTTGTACGTCTATGGGGTCATGGACGATGATGGTTTTTATGAAG GTGAGCTGTTGGATGGCCAGCGTGGCCTGGTTCCCTCTAATTTTGTGGAGTTTGTTCAGGACAAGGAAAAGCTAGCCATAGAAGGAGGAGAGGAACAGGGTCGGCTGGAGCAGAGCTGTTTGAGTCTAACTACCATCGATGGAGGAGCCTTAGACAGACTTGGCAGTGACCTGCTTGGCCACTGCAGTAATGGGACAGGCGCTTTGGACGGTGAGGAGTTGGCAGACGACATTGTGCCTTACCCCAGGAAAATCAACCTGATCAAACAGCTGGCAAGAAGTGTGATAGTGGCCTGGGAAGCGCCAATGGTACCCCTCGGCTGGGGGAATATCAACGGATACAATATCGTAGTGGATGGGGAAGTTCGTTCCACCGTGCCCTTCGGGGGAAGGACCAAACTGCTTCTGGAGAAGCTAGACCTGGTGGCCTGCACCTATCGCGTGTCGGTGCAGAGCGTGACGGACAGAGGGCTTTCCGATGAGTTGCGCTGCACTCTGCTGGTGGGTCGCAATGTGGTGGTGGCCCCCACCGGCTTGAGAATGGACGAGATCATGCAGGACTCTGCTGAACTCGCATGGCTGCCCAGTAACAGTAATTATGCCCATGTTGTGTACTTAGATGGTGTGGAGCATGCTGTGGTAAAGCCTTGCTCTTACAAACTGCGTTTCGTGAACCTGAAGGCCGCCACAGTATACAAAGTAAAGGTCTTAGCCAAACCCCACCAGGTACCCTGGCACATGCCACTGGAGCAAAGAGAGAAACGAGAGGCCGGGGTGGAGTTTTGTACACAGGCTGCAG TCATCTCCTCCCTCCCAGGGCCCCCTATGCCTCCTCAGGAAGTGCAAGTCCATTGTGGTCACGCCCCGGGAATCGTCCAGGTCCACTGGAAACCCCCTTCTCTGACGTCTCTGGGAACCTCCAATGGTGCAAACGTCATCGGCTACGCAGTTTGCACCAAGGGTCAGAGG ATTGCTGAGGTGTTGTATCCGCTGGCAGACTATGTGTCAGTCGAGCTGAATCGGCTCCAGTGTTTGGAGGCCCGCGAGGTTGTCGTGAAGACTTTATCAGCACAAGGAGAATCTCACGATTCCCAAGTCGCCGTCATTCCAAACCACCTGCTGGTGCCTCTTGCTAAAACTCTCCCTCTTCCTCACCACATCCAGACCGCTGTCCCACCCCAGCACTCCCGAACCTTGCCTCCTCATCCCACACACCTATCCCGAATCCAGCCCTTTCCCCTTCCCCCTGGAGCCCAACCGCTCATTCATCTCCAGCCACTTCCTGTTCATCCAAACCAGCCCCCATCTCAGCTGCATCCCCACAGGATGCCTTATCCTACACAGCCCTCTCCACCACACCTCCAATCTTTACCACCACACTCCATGCCTCAACTCGCCTTACCGATGCCCCAGCAACAACCAGCCCTTCCGATGCCCCAACAGCAATCCGCCCTCCCCATGCCCCAGCCCCAACCTTCCCTCCCTATGCCCCAGCCCCAGCCTTCTCTCCCCATGCCCCAGCCTCAACCGGCCCTCCCAATGCTCCAACCCCAGCCAACCATCCCCATGCCACAACCTCACATTCCACAGCTCCCCCTTCCCCAATCCCAAAGACCGCTAAGTGCCAGAGAGCTGGAAACCAAAGAGCCAAGGCCAGGAATGCTTCATTATGGAGCGGGACCACCTCAGCCATGGGAGCCCGGCTGCTCCCCATCAGGCATGCCCCCGGGCCTGCCACATGGACACACCCTGAATGCCCCGCTCTGCCCGAACCGGCGGTCTCCATCACCTCAAAGGATCTTACCGCAGCCCAGGGGTACGCTCATTCCTGATACCGTGGCCAAGGCTATTGCCAGAGAGGCAGCCCAGAGAGTGGCTGCAGAGAGTGGACGG ATGGAGAGGAGAAGCCAGGGATTTTACTCTCAAAATTCAGATGAGGAAGAGGATGAGGAAAGCTATCAGGCCCACAGAAGAGGAGCATCTATGGATGACTTCCTCAGGGGCTCAGAGCTGGGCAGGCAG TCTCATTACAGTCACAGTGAAGAGTACCAGACCGAGAGCAGTCGGGGCTCGGATCTTTCGGACATCATGGAGGAAGACGAGGAGGAGTTGTATTCGGAGATGCATGATGAAGGAAGGCGAAGAAACTCCCACAATGTACTTAAG ACCAGAGGAAGCAATCCATCTAACAGTCAGCCGGATCGGGAATCAAATCGGAAAGCGGCTCACAGAGGCCCTCAACCTCAGCGTCGACCCCTCACCGTCCCATCCATTG AAATAACCACTGAGAATAACAGTGAGGGGAACTTCTCTCCAGTCAAGGAGGATGTTTACTATGGCAATGTAGCGCGTCACAAGACATGGTCCTCTCGGAGGAACGGGGGACGCAGGCCTCCTTATG ATGGTTATAGGGACCGAAGCCGGCGCTCTCCTCCGTACTACGATGAGTCTGAGCAGGAGGATTCCTTTCGAATCTTTGTAGCGCTTTTTGACTATGACCCTCTGTCCATGTCCCCTAACCCTGATGCGGCGGATGAGGAACTGCCTTTTAAAGAGGGACAGATCATCAAG atATATGGGGATAAGGATAATGATGGCTTTTATCGTGGGGAGATCCGGGGCAGGTCTGGACTCATTCCCTGTAACATGGTGTCAGAGATCCGTGCTGAGGATGATGAGACCTTGGATCAGCTCATGAAACAAGGATTTCTCCCTCTTAACACACCCGTGGACAGAATAG AACATAGCAGGAAAGGTCGCTACCCGGTGGCCACGAGAAGAATGGTAGCCCTCTATGACTATGACCCCAGAGAGAGCTCCCCGAATGTGGACGTTGAG GCCGAATTGACCTTCTGTGCTGGCGACATCATTGCTGTTTTTGGAGATATAGATGAAGACGGCTTCTATTAC GGTGAGCTCAACGGACATCGAGGCCTGGTTCCATCCAATTTTCTAGAAGAAGTGCCTGATGATGTGGAGGTCTATCTGACAGACACTACATCCCACCACGGTCAGGACGAGCCAAATCCGGCCAAGGCGCCGCGGCCAGAGGCCAAACGG GTGCCTGTGGAGAGTACAGTCCCAGCTCCGGCTCCTGGAAGACCAGCCTCTCCCACTGTGCGTCCTTTTCTTCCTGTTGGTCCAGTCAGACCGCTGAGCCCTGCTAGGGGTCCCCGAGACCTGGcatctaaaaagaaaaaaggactGCTTTCTAAAGGGAAGAAACTGCTCAAAAAGTTCTCAAAGTAA